AACCGACCCGCAAGGGGGTCTCCGTCTATCGCCAGTACAAGGAGTACGCCCGCGACTTCGGTGTCGAGCTGATGGTCGTCGGCAACAAGGTGCAGGGCCGGGACGACATCGACTTCCTCCGCGCCGAAGTCGGCGACGACCTGCTCGTGACGGTCGGGCACTCGGACTGGGTGCGTGCGATGGAGAAGGGCCGGCCGCCCCGGTTCGAGCTCCTCGAGGACGCCAACCGTCACGCCCTGAACCTGTTGCGGACGACCGCCGACTCGGCGTACGGCAAGCGGGACTGGGACCGCTACACCCGCCAGATGGTGCACTTCCACCTCAAGAACGCCGAGTCCTGGGGCAACGAACGCACCGGGGCCGACCTGGCGGCGCAGGTCGACCCCGACTTCGTCCTGGGGGAAGGCGTCACCGCCGCAGCCTCCGTGTGACGGAGACGACCGCTCCCCTTCGGCAGGCGCCTCGTCGGCGGCGCCTGCCGTGACCGGCGGCACCCGTGCCGGCCGGCGTCGGCCGTCCTCGTCGGCTACTGCCTCGCCGCCGGCGCCCCGGGCACTCCCTTGGGGGCCGGAGCCGGGTGGCCGGAGAGGAAGGACGCCCAGCCCTGCTTCGGGGCCTCGCCCACGTCCAGGGTGCGCATCCTGGCGAGGACCGCCGGGTCCTGGGCGTCCAGCCAGTCGGCCAACTGCCGGAAGGACACGCAGCGCACGTCGGGTTTGTTGCAGACGTGCTCGACGACCTGCTCGACGGCGCGCATGTACGTGCCGCCGTTCCAGGACTCGAAGTGGTTGCCGATGATCAGCGGCGCGCGGTTGCCGTCATAGGCCCGGTCGAAGCCCTTGAGCAGGCTCTCGCGCATCTGGTCGCCCCAGTAGGCGAACTTGGCCCGGTCGCCCTGGGTGGCGGTGCCGGACTGGTTGACCATGTAGTTGTAGTCCATGGTGAGCTGCTCGTAGCGGTGGCCGGGGAAGGGCACGAGCTGCATCGAGAGGTCCCACAGGCCCTGCTTCTTGGCGGGCCAGACCTGGTTGTTGACGCCGCTGGTGTCGTAGCGGAAGCCGAGCCTGCGCGCGGCCGTCATGAAGTTCTTCTGGCCCTCGAGGCAGGGCGTGCGCGCGCCGACGAGCTCCTTGTCGTAGTCGAAGGGCAGCGGGGCCGCTTTCTTCATGCCGGTGTTGGTCTTCCAGGTCTTGACGAACTGTTTGGCCTGGTCGATCTCGTCCTTCCACTCCTCGACGGACCACTCGCCGACGCCGCCGTTCTTGCCGCAGAAGTGGCCGTTGAAGTGGGTTCCGATCTCGTTGCCCTCCAGCCACGCCAGGCGCAGCTGCTTCACGGTGTCGGCGATGCCCTGCTCGTCGTTGAACCCGATGTCCGAGCGGCCCGGCGAATGCTGCGGCGGCTTGTACAGGTCGGCCTTCTCCCCCGGCAGCATGTACACGCCGCTGAGGAAGTAGGTCATGGTCGCGTGGTTGTCCCTGGCGACCTTGCGGAAGTGGGAGAACAGCTTCTGGCTGTCCTCGCCGGCGCCGTCCCAGGAGAAGACCACGAACTGTGGCGGCTTCTGGCCCGGCTTCAGGCGTTCGGCTCTGGGCAGGTGGGGCTGCGCTCCGGTGTACGCGGTGGAGCCGTCGCCGATCAGCCTGACGAGGCTCTTGGGCGCCGGAGCCGGCTTCGCCTTCTCCGCCCCCGCAACCCCTTCCTCGGAGCCATGGGAACCACCGGTTCCCGTGGCGCAACCGGCGAGCGATGCGGCTACGGCCGCGGCGACCACTGCGCCTACGGCGATCCTCTGGGTGGCGGCCATGTTCCGCCCACCTTCTTCCTTCTCTCGGCCAACGCCGACGACGGCGTTCTCTGACGACGCGCCGGAACGAGCCGACGGCGCCGTCAAGATCGCATGAGACCGAGAGGGAATTAATACGACAAGCCGATGAAAAGACCACTTCACCCTTTTAGGCGAACTCCTGCCCTATTTGCCGCAAAAATCCATGCTTGACCTTTACTCTGCATTACGATTCGTTTACCGAGCGTTGAAATTCATCCCGCCGCTGCACGCCGTGACCCACGGCCGCGACCGCCCCCGCCACAGCCGGGGGACCACCTGTTCCGCGACCGCGCTGCCCCGGAGGAGACGGGAACCATGTCCGCCTGCGTCCCCACCCGCACCACCGCCCACTCGACGCACACGAAGCGCGTCCAGCAGCCCCACAGTCCGCCACCGCCCCCTCGTCGCCGCTTCCGTGTCGCGGGCGCCGACGTGTCCGCCTCGATCGCGGTGTTCCTGATCGCCCTGCCGCTGTCCCTCGGCATCGCCCTCGCCACCGGCGCGCCCCTTCAGGCCGGCCTCGTGGCCGCCGCCGTGGGCGGGATCGTCGCCGGCTGGATCGGCGGGTCGCCGCTCCAGGTCAGCGGCCCCGCGGCGGGTCTGACCGTCGTCACCGCCGATCTCATCCAGCGCTACGGATGGCGGACGACCTGCGCCATCACCGTCCTCGCCGGACTCGCCCAACTGGGCCTCGGCTGCCTGCGCGTGGCGCGCACGGCCCTCGCGGTCAGTCCCGCCATCGTGCACGGCATGCTCGCCGGCATCGGCGTCACCATCGCCGTAGCCCAGCTCCATGTCGTCCTCGGCGGCAACCCGCAGAGCTCCGTCCTCGACAACCTGCGCAGTCTGCCGCCCCAGTTGGCCCACCTGCACCCGTCGGCCGTCGTCGTGAGCGCGCTGACGCTGGCCCTGCTGCTGCTCTGGCCGCGTATCCCCGGCCGGGCGGGGCGTCTGCTCAACAAGGTGCCCGCCGCACTGGTCGCGGTCACCGGCGCCACCACGATGGCCGCGCTCGCCGGCCTCACCCTGCCGAAGGTCGACCTGCCGTCCTGGAGTAGTCACGCCCTGGCCGGGCTCCCCGAGGGACCGGTGCTCGGGCTGGTGGCCGCCGTCCTCACCACCACGCTCGTCTGCAGTGTCCAGTCGCTGCTCGGAGCGGTCGCCGTGGACAAGATGATCGCCACCCGGCCCGGCCTGCTCGGCTCCCGCTCCGCCCGCGTCGGCCGCTCCGATCTGGACCGCGAGCTGCTCGGCCAGGGCGCGGCCAACATCGTCTCCGGCGCACTCGGCGGACTCCCGGTCGCGGGCGTTGCCGTGCGCAGCTCGGCGAACGTCCGAGCCGGTGCCGTGAGCCGGAACTCCACGATGCTGCACGGCGTTCTCGTAGTAGTCGCCGCGCTGCTGATGGTCCCGATCCTGGATCTCATCCCGCTCGCCTCACTCGCCGCCCTGGTGATGGCCGTCGGCATCCAGATGGTGTCCCTGCACCACATTCGCACGGTGACGCGCCACCGAGAGGTACTGGTGTACGCCGTCACCACCCTCGCAGTGGTGGTCCTCGGCGTCCTCGAAGGCGTGGCCCTCGGCATCGCCGTGGCCGTCGCGGTGGCCCTGCACCGCCTCGCCCGCACCCGCATCACGCACCATGAGAAGGAAGGAGCCCATCACGTACAGGTCAGAGGCCAGTTGACGTTCCTCGCGGTGCCGCGGCTCAGCCGCATCCTGCACCTCGTCCCCCAAGGAACCCATGTCGTGGTCGAGTTGGACGGCTCCTTCATGGATCACGCCGCCTACGAGTCACTGCAGCACTGGCAGAAGACGCACACCGCACACGGCGGCTCGGTCGACCTGACCGGACGGCGCTCCGCCTTCGGGGGCAGAGTCCTCGAGGCTGCCGTCGCCGAAGGCGCCGGCCACGGCCAGGAAGCGGGCACGGCCCTCGCCGACTGCCGCTGCCGACCCTGGACGCCTTGGCGCAACCACCAGTGCGAGCAACCGCGTTCCGCTCCCCTGTCACTCGACCACGGTGCCGGGGACGGTGCGGACGGTGGCTTGGGCGGCGGTACCGGCAGCGGTACGGCCGGCATGTCCGGCAGCTCGGAGTCGACACCGGCGGCCGGGCAGCCGGTCGGAGGGCACGGCGAGCCGCTGCACGGTGAACCGACGCATGGCGAACCAACGCATGACGAACCACCGCATGGCGAACCGGTTCACGGCCTCACGCGCGACAGTGAATCCGACGGGTCGGCGGCCGGAGCCGGGGCCGACGAGGCCCGGCCGGGGTTCGACGGGCCCGCCGATGCCGACGGCATTCCCGAGGTCGGCAGTGTTCCCGGCAACGGCGCCTCCGCCCGCACCGGGAGGTCCGCTGACGGCCACGCAGACGCCTGGGCCCGCCGGACCGCCGGGACCGCCGGCACCGGCGGAGCCGTGGGGTCCGGGAGCGGAACCGAGGCGCGGACGTCCGGGCCGAGCGCACGTCGGCTCGTCCGTGGGATCAGCGCGTTCCAGCGCAACACCGCGCCGCTGGTGCGGGGCGAGCTGGCTCGACTGGCGCGGGAGGGGCAGCAGCCGTCCCAGCTGTTCCTCGCCTGCGCCGACTCACGACTGGTCACGTCGATGATCACCTCCAGTGGTCCAGGCGACCTGTTCGTGGTGCGCAATGTGGGCAACCTGGTGCCCCCGCCCGGCGAGGACAGCGGGGACGACTCGGTGGCCGCCGCGATCGAGTACGCGGTGGACGTGCTGAACGTGCGGTCCATCACGGTGTGCGGGCACTCGGGGTGCGGAGCCATGCAGGCGCTGCTCACCTGCGAGCCCGGCGCGGCACGCACTCCACTGAGACGGTGGCTGCGGCACGGCCTGCCGAGCCTGGAGCGGATGGCCGACGCCGGCCGTCCGGTCGCCCGGCTGGCCGGACGGGCCGCGGCGGACACGGTCGAGCAGCTGTGCCTGACCAACGTCGTCCAGCAACTGGAGCACCTGCGGACGCACCCGTCCGTGACTCGGGCGCTGCAGGCCGGGGCGCTGGAGTTGCACGGCCTGTACTTCCACGTCGGCGAAGCGCAGACGTATCTGCTCACCGAGGCCGGGCAGGGCGACGGCGAGGTCTTCGACCACGTGGGGGTGACGGATGCAGGGGTGTCGGACGCAGGAGTGACCGACGTGTCCGCCTGAGCCTCGACGCGCATACGTCAACACACCGCGCACCGTTGCCCTTCCGGACTCGGACGGGAGGGCAACGGCCCCTGCGGAGAGGGGCGGGCGGTGTGAGAGGCGTTACACCCGCTGAACTCCTTCCGCTCCGTGTCCGTGGGTACGGATGACCCCTGGCTCACCGTGGCGGGGGCGAGCACCTCGTGTCACCCCGGCCCGCCCCGATACCGACCCCGTCCCGGCCTCCGTCCCGGCCCCCCGCCCGCGACCCGGACGCTCCACCCGGTCCCGGACAGGTCTAAACCAATTATTCGTCGGCCCTTGTCACCGGCCCCTCGGGTCTGATGAGCTGTGGCCTGGGACACAACGGACACGGACACCCTTCGAGAGGGAGATGTCGTGAACAACGAAAGCCTGGCCAACCTGCTGGGGGAGGAGAGTGGCGTATGACCGAGTCTCCTTCACTTTCCAACCTGCTCAAGGAAGAGCGCAGGTTCACGCCGCCCGCCGAGCTGGCGGCCCACGCCAACGTCACGGCGGAGGCGTACGAGCAGGCCAAGGCTGACAGGCTCGGCTTCTGGGCCGAGCAGGCCCGTCGGCTCGCCTGGGCCAAGGAGCCGACCGAGACGCTGGACTGGTCCAACCCGCCGTTCGCCAAGTGGTTCAAGGACGGCGCGCTCAACGTCGCCTACAACTGCGTCGACCGGCACGTGGAGGCCGGCAACGGAGACCGGGTCGCCATCCACTTCGAGGGTGAGCCGGGCGACAGCCGCGCTCTCACCTACGCGGAGCTCAAGGACGAGGTGTCCAAGGCCGCCAACGCCCTTCTGGAGCTGGGAGTTCGCAAGGGCGACCGGGTCGCGGTGTACATGCCGATGATCCCCGAGACGGCGATCGCGATGCTCGCCTGCGCCCGGATCGGCGCGGCGCACTCCGTCGTCTTCGGCGGCTTCTCGGCGGACGCGCTGGCCACCCGGATCCAGGACGCGGACGCCAAGGTCGTCATCACGTCCGACGGCGGTTACCGGCGCGGCAAGCCGTCCGCGCTGAAGCCGGCCGTCGACGACGCCGTCGCGCGCGTGGACAGCGTCGAGCACGTCCTCGTGGTGCGGCGCACCGGCCAGGAGGTGGCCTGGACCGAGGGCCGGGACGTGTGGTGGCACGAGGCCGTCGACCGGCAGCCGACCGAGCACACACCCGAGGCGTTCGAGGCCGAGCACCCGCTCTTCATCCTCTACACCTCCGGCACCACGGGGAAGCCGAAGGGCATCCTGCACACCTCCGGCGGCTACCTCACGCAGACCGCGTACACCCACCACGCGGTCTTCGACCTCAAGCCCGAGACCGACGTGTACTGGTGCACAGCCGACGTCGGCTGGGTGACCGGCCACTCGTACATCGTGTACGGGCCGTTGGCCAACGGCGCGACGCAGGTCATGTACGAGGGCACACCCGACACCCCCCACCAGGGCCGCTTCTGGGAGATCGTGCAGAAGTACGGGGTCACGATCCTGTACACGGCGCCGACCGCGATCCGCACGTTCATGAAGTGGGGCGACGACATCCCCGCGAAGTTCGACCTCAGCAGCCTGCGCGTGCTGGG
The window above is part of the Streptomyces sp. NBC_00425 genome. Proteins encoded here:
- the acs gene encoding acetate--CoA ligase; translated protein: MTESPSLSNLLKEERRFTPPAELAAHANVTAEAYEQAKADRLGFWAEQARRLAWAKEPTETLDWSNPPFAKWFKDGALNVAYNCVDRHVEAGNGDRVAIHFEGEPGDSRALTYAELKDEVSKAANALLELGVRKGDRVAVYMPMIPETAIAMLACARIGAAHSVVFGGFSADALATRIQDADAKVVITSDGGYRRGKPSALKPAVDDAVARVDSVEHVLVVRRTGQEVAWTEGRDVWWHEAVDRQPTEHTPEAFEAEHPLFILYTSGTTGKPKGILHTSGGYLTQTAYTHHAVFDLKPETDVYWCTADVGWVTGHSYIVYGPLANGATQVMYEGTPDTPHQGRFWEIVQKYGVTILYTAPTAIRTFMKWGDDIPAKFDLSSLRVLGSVGEPINPEAWIWYRKHIGGDRTPVVDTWWQTETGAMMISPLPGVTATKPGSAQTPLPGISATVVDDEANEVPNGGGGYLVLTEPWPSMLRTIWGDDQRFLDTYWSRFEGRYFAGDGAKKDDDGDVWLLGRVDDVMLVSGHNISTTEVESALVSHPSVAEAAVVGAADETTGQAIVAFVILRGTANAEDEQLVADLRNHVGATLGPIAKPKRVLPVAELPKTRSGKIMRRLLRDVAENRQLGDVTTLTDSTVMDLIQAKLPAAPSED
- a CDS encoding bifunctional SulP family inorganic anion transporter/carbonic anhydrase — translated: MSACVPTRTTAHSTHTKRVQQPHSPPPPPRRRFRVAGADVSASIAVFLIALPLSLGIALATGAPLQAGLVAAAVGGIVAGWIGGSPLQVSGPAAGLTVVTADLIQRYGWRTTCAITVLAGLAQLGLGCLRVARTALAVSPAIVHGMLAGIGVTIAVAQLHVVLGGNPQSSVLDNLRSLPPQLAHLHPSAVVVSALTLALLLLWPRIPGRAGRLLNKVPAALVAVTGATTMAALAGLTLPKVDLPSWSSHALAGLPEGPVLGLVAAVLTTTLVCSVQSLLGAVAVDKMIATRPGLLGSRSARVGRSDLDRELLGQGAANIVSGALGGLPVAGVAVRSSANVRAGAVSRNSTMLHGVLVVVAALLMVPILDLIPLASLAALVMAVGIQMVSLHHIRTVTRHREVLVYAVTTLAVVVLGVLEGVALGIAVAVAVALHRLARTRITHHEKEGAHHVQVRGQLTFLAVPRLSRILHLVPQGTHVVVELDGSFMDHAAYESLQHWQKTHTAHGGSVDLTGRRSAFGGRVLEAAVAEGAGHGQEAGTALADCRCRPWTPWRNHQCEQPRSAPLSLDHGAGDGADGGLGGGTGSGTAGMSGSSESTPAAGQPVGGHGEPLHGEPTHGEPTHDEPPHGEPVHGLTRDSESDGSAAGAGADEARPGFDGPADADGIPEVGSVPGNGASARTGRSADGHADAWARRTAGTAGTGGAVGSGSGTEARTSGPSARRLVRGISAFQRNTAPLVRGELARLAREGQQPSQLFLACADSRLVTSMITSSGPGDLFVVRNVGNLVPPPGEDSGDDSVAAAIEYAVDVLNVRSITVCGHSGCGAMQALLTCEPGAARTPLRRWLRHGLPSLERMADAGRPVARLAGRAAADTVEQLCLTNVVQQLEHLRTHPSVTRALQAGALELHGLYFHVGEAQTYLLTEAGQGDGEVFDHVGVTDAGVSDAGVTDVSA
- a CDS encoding polysaccharide deacetylase family protein, whose translation is MAATQRIAVGAVVAAAVAASLAGCATGTGGSHGSEEGVAGAEKAKPAPAPKSLVRLIGDGSTAYTGAQPHLPRAERLKPGQKPPQFVVFSWDGAGEDSQKLFSHFRKVARDNHATMTYFLSGVYMLPGEKADLYKPPQHSPGRSDIGFNDEQGIADTVKQLRLAWLEGNEIGTHFNGHFCGKNGGVGEWSVEEWKDEIDQAKQFVKTWKTNTGMKKAAPLPFDYDKELVGARTPCLEGQKNFMTAARRLGFRYDTSGVNNQVWPAKKQGLWDLSMQLVPFPGHRYEQLTMDYNYMVNQSGTATQGDRAKFAYWGDQMRESLLKGFDRAYDGNRAPLIIGNHFESWNGGTYMRAVEQVVEHVCNKPDVRCVSFRQLADWLDAQDPAVLARMRTLDVGEAPKQGWASFLSGHPAPAPKGVPGAPAARQ